The Mucilaginibacter yixingensis genome window below encodes:
- a CDS encoding alginate lyase family protein — MKRNPRTTCGALLGLTLFTTLFFAYCTKKQATASADTTITKTADQPTVKADAVPFVHPGILNTKQTLDYVAQQANSNDADRLAAYQYVLNYCNNHSPSNAYKASVQVAGGVTTPDEIAFKGDALLSYALALRWAKTGTASYATTVMQILDGWASHFQNFTVTGSQPNQASLEASWAAPTFCAAAEIIKYYVPVGGSAAGWTSAENTQFANFLNNMKDNYINNVPAFNNNWNVSAGYAKMAIGIFEDSQTVYQNGVTMVTNVLPLVIASDGSMNGEICGSHNDYVHYQYSLTGLSYAANIAGIQGDLSIYSASGSRLLTGFNYQYKLMHGTVTPPCSPSGNVNNPIWPGILVANRHYGTTETNYIASHYVCDTNGLPNGDVGFLCWTNYTHNNVPTTF; from the coding sequence ATGAAGAGAAACCCAAGAACAACCTGTGGCGCCCTGCTGGGCCTAACACTGTTTACAACCCTGTTTTTTGCTTACTGTACCAAAAAGCAAGCAACGGCATCTGCAGACACTACTATTACGAAAACGGCAGACCAGCCGACGGTAAAAGCTGATGCAGTGCCCTTTGTGCATCCCGGTATTTTAAACACTAAACAAACGCTGGATTACGTAGCCCAACAGGCTAACTCAAATGATGCCGACCGTTTGGCGGCCTATCAGTATGTGCTTAACTATTGTAATAACCACAGCCCCAGTAATGCCTATAAGGCTAGTGTGCAAGTGGCAGGCGGGGTTACCACGCCTGATGAAATTGCTTTTAAAGGGGACGCTTTGCTAAGCTACGCGCTGGCTCTGCGCTGGGCAAAAACCGGTACAGCATCTTATGCTACCACGGTGATGCAGATACTGGATGGTTGGGCTAGCCATTTTCAGAATTTTACGGTAACCGGCTCTCAGCCTAATCAGGCATCGTTAGAGGCTTCATGGGCGGCGCCAACGTTTTGCGCAGCGGCCGAGATTATTAAGTATTACGTACCGGTAGGTGGATCTGCCGCCGGCTGGACATCGGCAGAGAATACGCAGTTTGCCAACTTTCTGAACAACATGAAAGATAACTACATTAACAACGTACCTGCCTTTAACAACAACTGGAATGTGTCTGCCGGGTACGCCAAAATGGCCATCGGTATATTTGAAGACAGCCAGACGGTTTACCAGAACGGCGTCACTATGGTAACTAATGTGCTGCCATTGGTTATCGCTTCGGATGGATCAATGAATGGCGAGATCTGCGGCTCGCACAATGATTATGTGCATTATCAATATTCGCTTACCGGTTTAAGCTATGCAGCCAACATTGCCGGTATCCAGGGCGATCTGTCTATCTACTCGGCCAGTGGCAGCCGATTGCTTACCGGTTTTAACTATCAGTACAAGTTGATGCACGGCACGGTTACGCCACCATGTTCGCCAAGCGGCAATGTAAACAATCCTATCTGGCCGGGCATTTTGGTGGCTAACCGGCATTACGGTACCACCGAGACCAATTATATTGCCAGTCACTACGTGTGCGATACCAACGGTTTGCCTAACGGCGACGTGGGCTTTCTGTGCTGGACAAACTACACGCACAATAACGTGCCGACAACGTTTTAA
- a CDS encoding acyltransferase, which translates to MTAQQTTNEPSVKQTGINQLNWFNSLRFIALLAVITLHTAAVPLGNWGKISHEQWQAANFYNALTRFAVPAFVMITGALLLGRDDELFNFLRRRLLRVITPFLFWSLIYVAYGFYNEELVNTHNWWTNTKLILHQLKYGASYHLWYVYMLIGLYLIIPVLNKFIRHATKKEIQYFLVMWLSAMLVTQPYLQRFNPQIDIRYFTGYIGYLVLGYYLHRVVTIKISPLLCGALFFALVAGIAIGTNLLYQHYNGISTLLYEPLSPSVLILSATMFLWAMNWPVRLPAKLAMARDFVGKYSYGVYLAHALVLLFMQDWGGLTYDYDNLKGIDYQLFNPWLSIPFTALVALAITLPLVWLLSKVPVIGKYIAN; encoded by the coding sequence ATGACAGCTCAGCAAACAACCAATGAACCATCTGTAAAGCAAACCGGTATTAACCAGTTAAACTGGTTTAATAGCCTGCGTTTTATTGCCTTGCTGGCAGTCATTACTTTGCACACAGCTGCCGTGCCGCTGGGCAATTGGGGCAAAATATCGCATGAGCAATGGCAGGCTGCCAATTTTTATAATGCCCTCACCCGCTTTGCCGTTCCTGCTTTTGTGATGATTACCGGTGCATTATTACTGGGACGAGACGATGAGCTGTTCAACTTTTTGCGCAGGCGATTATTACGGGTTATTACCCCCTTCCTATTCTGGAGCCTTATTTATGTAGCCTACGGCTTTTATAACGAAGAACTCGTTAATACTCATAACTGGTGGACCAACACCAAACTGATACTGCATCAACTCAAATACGGCGCATCATATCACCTTTGGTATGTGTATATGCTTATTGGGCTTTACTTGATCATTCCAGTATTAAACAAGTTCATCCGGCATGCAACAAAGAAAGAGATCCAGTATTTTCTGGTGATGTGGTTGTCGGCCATGCTGGTTACCCAACCTTATTTACAGCGCTTTAATCCGCAGATTGATATCCGCTATTTTACCGGATACATCGGTTACCTGGTATTAGGTTATTACCTGCACCGGGTAGTAACGATAAAAATATCGCCGCTACTGTGCGGCGCGCTATTCTTCGCCTTGGTAGCGGGCATTGCCATCGGAACCAATCTTTTATATCAGCATTATAATGGCATCAGCACCCTGTTGTATGAGCCACTGAGCCCATCGGTGCTGATCCTCTCTGCCACGATGTTTTTATGGGCGATGAACTGGCCTGTTCGTCTGCCCGCCAAGCTGGCCATGGCTCGAGACTTTGTTGGCAAATACTCCTACGGCGTTTATCTGGCCCACGCACTGGTACTGCTTTTTATGCAGGACTGGGGCGGCCTCACTTATGATTATGATAACTTGAAGGGGATCGATTATCAATTGTTCAATCCCTGGCTAAGTATTCCTTTTACCGCGCTGGTGGCATTGGCCATTACATTACCATTGGTTTGGTTGCTGAGCAAAGTGCCAGTGATTGGGAAGTATATTGCTAACTGA
- a CDS encoding MlaD family protein, with protein MESGDSKRALIVGIFISLGIVIFVLGVFTLGSSQKTFGGGIQISATFDDVNGLKKGNGVWFSGVRVGTVDELKFVGISQVNVKMTIDKESQPYVHNNAGLKLGADGLIGNKIIQIEGGSPDAPVVKNGDVLQAVKAMSTDDIMKTLQQNNVNILAITNDLKKATKEIADGKGLVGKLMGDSTLANKFASIVQNLDNTTRSASQMAGQLSQFGNKLNRKGTLTDKLLSDTSTYSKLQASVANLQKTSVSASQFIENLNQTSQKMNGTNSIIGVLLNDQAKAKQMQSTLDNLHQSVYNLNEDLKAAQGNFLIRGYFKKKAKAQEDSLKRVNGSK; from the coding sequence ATGGAATCAGGAGATAGCAAACGGGCTTTAATTGTGGGGATTTTCATCTCGCTTGGCATCGTTATATTTGTTTTAGGGGTATTTACGCTGGGCAGCAGCCAAAAAACGTTTGGCGGCGGCATACAGATTAGCGCCACATTTGATGATGTAAATGGCCTGAAAAAAGGCAATGGCGTATGGTTTTCGGGCGTTAGAGTGGGCACTGTAGATGAGCTTAAATTTGTAGGCATCTCTCAGGTGAACGTAAAAATGACCATCGATAAAGAATCGCAGCCGTACGTACACAACAATGCTGGTTTAAAGCTTGGTGCCGACGGATTGATTGGTAATAAAATTATTCAGATTGAGGGCGGTAGCCCAGACGCACCTGTGGTGAAAAATGGTGATGTACTGCAAGCAGTAAAAGCAATGTCTACAGACGACATTATGAAAACGCTGCAACAAAATAACGTCAACATACTGGCTATTACCAACGACCTGAAAAAGGCTACTAAAGAAATTGCCGACGGCAAAGGCCTGGTAGGCAAATTAATGGGCGACAGTACATTGGCCAACAAATTTGCATCTATTGTACAAAACCTGGATAACACTACGCGTTCTGCCAGCCAGATGGCCGGTCAGTTGAGCCAGTTTGGTAACAAGCTGAACAGAAAAGGTACGCTTACTGATAAGCTGTTAAGCGACACCAGCACTTACAGCAAATTACAGGCATCGGTTGCTAACCTGCAAAAAACCAGCGTTTCTGCATCACAATTTATTGAGAATCTGAACCAAACCAGCCAGAAAATGAATGGCACCAACAGCATCATCGGTGTATTGCTGAATGACCAGGCCAAAGCCAAACAAATGCAAAGTACCCTTGATAACCTGCACCAAAGCGTTTACAACCTGAACGAAGACCTGAAAGCAGCACAAGGCAACTTCCTGATCCGCGGTTACTTTAAAAAGAAAGCAAAAGCACAAGAAGATAGCCTGAAACGCGTAAACGGCTCAAAATAA
- a CDS encoding ABC transporter ATP-binding protein, with product MEKAKSHIDYNDTVITIRGLRKSFGSQHVLRGVDLDLYQGENLVVLGRSGTGKSVLIKIICGLLTADQGSVKVLGKEVIGMKDKELDYIRINVGFSFQNSALYDSMTVRKNLEFPLVRNQPNLTRAEINREVEEKLDAVGLLQAINQMPAELSGGQRKRIGIARTLILQPQIMLYDEPTAGLDPITCIEINELINEVQERFKTSSIIITHDLTCAKSTGDRIVILLEGQFQRQGSFEEVFDTDDARVKPFYDYNFIQ from the coding sequence ATGGAAAAAGCGAAAAGCCATATCGACTATAACGATACCGTGATTACCATCCGCGGACTGCGCAAATCATTTGGCAGTCAGCATGTGTTGCGCGGGGTTGATCTGGATCTGTATCAGGGCGAAAACCTGGTGGTGCTGGGCCGCTCGGGTACGGGTAAATCAGTACTGATAAAAATTATTTGCGGGTTGCTAACTGCTGATCAGGGCAGTGTGAAAGTGCTGGGTAAGGAAGTAATCGGCATGAAAGACAAAGAACTCGATTATATACGCATTAACGTGGGTTTCTCTTTCCAGAACAGCGCCTTGTACGATAGTATGACCGTACGCAAAAACCTGGAGTTTCCACTGGTGCGCAATCAGCCTAACCTTACCCGTGCAGAGATTAACCGCGAGGTAGAAGAAAAACTGGATGCAGTGGGTTTATTGCAAGCCATCAACCAGATGCCGGCCGAGCTTTCGGGCGGTCAGCGTAAACGTATTGGTATTGCCCGCACGCTGATCTTGCAACCGCAGATTATGCTGTATGACGAGCCGACTGCCGGTTTGGATCCTATCACCTGTATCGAGATCAATGAATTGATCAACGAAGTACAGGAGCGTTTCAAAACCTCGTCTATCATCATCACGCACGATTTGACTTGTGCCAAAAGCACCGGCGATCGTATCGTAATCCTGCTGGAGGGCCAGTTTCAACGTCAGGGCAGTTTTGAGGAAGTTTTTGATACCGATGACGCCCGCGTTAAACCTTTTTACGACTACAACTTTATACAATAG
- a CDS encoding ABC transporter permease, with translation MRNFFISIYKIYLFLARFFKEVFLPPYEWNEVIRQCYQVGVRSFTLITVTGFIVGVIFTKQSRPSLAAFGATSWLPSLVSIAIMRALAPLVTALIAAGKVGSSIGAELGSMRVTEQIDAMEVSGTKPFKYLVCTRIIATTLAIPLLATYVAIIAILGGFLNISMFEGTSYTTYIQEVFEPLSLVDFYASLAKAVVFGFTIGAVACYQGYNSTKGTEGVGKAANSSVVTAMFLVFIEEVIIVQIAGWFR, from the coding sequence ATGCGCAATTTTTTCATCTCCATTTACAAGATCTACCTGTTTCTTGCTCGCTTTTTTAAGGAGGTTTTTTTACCGCCTTACGAGTGGAACGAGGTAATTCGACAGTGTTACCAGGTGGGCGTACGTTCCTTTACACTCATTACCGTTACCGGTTTTATTGTGGGGGTGATTTTCACCAAGCAATCGCGCCCATCGCTGGCGGCATTTGGGGCTACATCCTGGTTACCATCGTTGGTATCCATCGCTATTATGCGTGCGCTGGCGCCGCTGGTTACCGCATTGATTGCGGCCGGCAAGGTAGGCTCAAGCATTGGTGCCGAACTAGGCTCTATGCGTGTTACCGAGCAGATAGATGCCATGGAAGTATCGGGCACCAAACCTTTTAAGTACCTGGTTTGTACCCGCATAATTGCTACAACCCTGGCTATTCCGCTACTGGCTACCTATGTGGCTATTATTGCCATACTGGGCGGCTTTTTAAACATATCTATGTTTGAGGGCACCAGTTACACCACCTACATTCAGGAGGTGTTTGAGCCACTGAGTCTTGTAGATTTTTATGCATCACTGGCAAAAGCGGTTGTGTTTGGCTTTACCATCGGTGCTGTTGCTTGCTACCAGGGCTATAACTCAACCAAAGGTACCGAGGGCGTGGGCAAAGCAGCCAACTCATCGGTTGTAACGGCTATGTTTTTGGTGTTTATTGAAGAAGTGATTATTGTACAGATAGCCGGTTGGTTCAGATAA
- a CDS encoding aldose epimerase family protein yields MNISVKNFSAAVMLAAAGLTACNQPAKTSSTSTDDSTKTAVTYAIPAEANFQDKIDGKTTDLYTLKNKNGVTAAITSFGGRLVSLLVPDKAGKMTDVVIGFDSVKPYTVAGDFYGATIGRYGNRIGGAKFTLEGKVYNLSANDHGNTLHGGTNGFDMKVWDAKKLGDNQLEIDYVSKDGENGFPGNLSVKVTYALTDDNALKISYEATTDKPTVCNLTNHAYWNLNGVSSGTILNHTLQIDADNITPVDSTLIPTGKMLPVAGTPFDFKAEHVIGERIGQDNDQLKKGKGYDHNWVLNKHDLNTPITTLTGDKTGIVMQVYTEEPGIQFYSGNFMAGKYTIKGGGKNDYRNGLCLETQHFPDSPNKPAFPTTELKPGQTYKTVSIYKFSVKK; encoded by the coding sequence ATGAACATTAGCGTAAAGAACTTTTCTGCCGCCGTTATGCTGGCAGCTGCAGGACTAACTGCCTGCAACCAGCCGGCTAAAACTTCAAGCACTTCAACTGACGATTCTACTAAAACTGCTGTTACCTATGCCATCCCGGCTGAGGCAAATTTTCAGGATAAGATAGACGGTAAAACCACTGATCTGTATACCCTGAAAAATAAAAACGGTGTTACTGCCGCTATCACCAGCTTTGGTGGTCGTTTGGTGAGCCTGTTGGTGCCGGATAAAGCCGGTAAAATGACCGACGTGGTGATTGGCTTCGACAGCGTAAAACCATACACCGTAGCAGGCGATTTTTACGGCGCTACTATCGGTCGCTACGGCAACCGTATTGGCGGTGCAAAGTTTACACTGGAAGGTAAAGTTTACAACCTGTCTGCCAACGATCATGGCAACACCCTGCACGGTGGCACCAATGGTTTTGATATGAAAGTTTGGGATGCCAAAAAACTAGGCGATAATCAGCTGGAAATTGATTACGTATCAAAAGATGGCGAGAACGGTTTCCCTGGCAACCTGTCTGTGAAAGTGACCTACGCACTGACTGATGACAACGCTCTGAAAATCTCATACGAGGCAACTACCGACAAACCAACCGTTTGTAACTTAACCAACCACGCTTATTGGAACCTGAACGGCGTTAGCAGCGGTACCATCTTAAACCATACCCTGCAAATTGATGCCGATAACATCACCCCGGTTGATTCAACCCTGATCCCAACCGGTAAAATGCTGCCGGTAGCCGGCACGCCGTTCGACTTTAAAGCTGAGCATGTTATTGGCGAGCGCATTGGCCAGGATAATGATCAGCTGAAAAAAGGCAAAGGTTATGACCACAACTGGGTACTGAACAAACACGATCTGAATACCCCGATCACCACCCTGACCGGCGATAAAACTGGCATCGTAATGCAAGTTTATACCGAGGAGCCTGGCATCCAGTTCTACAGTGGCAACTTTATGGCTGGCAAATACACCATTAAAGGCGGCGGCAAAAATGATTACCGTAACGGCCTGTGTCTGGAAACTCAACACTTCCCGGATTCGCCAAACAAACCAGCGTTCCCGACAACAGAGCTGAAACCTGGTCAAACTTATAAAACTGTTTCTATCTATAAGTTCTCTGTAAAGAAATAA
- a CDS encoding sulfate adenylyltransferase subunit 1: MNLLKFLTCGSVDDGKSTLIGRLLYDTDSILEDQLEALQRSNRKNDDGTIDLAILTDGLKAEREQGITIDVAYKYFQTEKRKFIIADTPGHIQYTRNMVTGASNAGLAIILIDARKGVIEQTIRHSFLVSMLEIPHVMVAINKMDMVDYDEAVFNKIVDDYKALTTKLHLHDVRYIPVSALRGDNIGSTSDRTAWYKGPSLLDYLETVHTDVNEDNNVARMPVQWVVRPQTEELHDYRGYAGKVLSGTFKVNDSITVLPSGFTSVLERIEVFDKTPEAAAAGMSVTLHLKDEIDISRGDVLVKSSELPHVGQMIEADLCWMDTKPLDPSHTYLVQHNSKVTRCRISEVLYKMQINTLEKEFSEDFKLNDIGRIVIKTAEPLAFDVYQKNKANGRAIIIDTRTNVTVGALMFRAAAD, from the coding sequence ATGAACTTATTAAAATTTTTAACCTGCGGCAGTGTTGATGACGGCAAAAGCACCCTGATTGGTCGCCTATTGTACGATACCGATTCTATCCTGGAAGATCAGCTGGAAGCTTTGCAGCGCAGCAATCGTAAGAATGACGATGGTACCATCGACTTAGCTATTTTGACCGACGGTCTGAAAGCCGAGCGCGAGCAAGGCATTACTATTGACGTTGCTTACAAATACTTCCAAACCGAGAAACGTAAATTTATTATAGCCGATACCCCGGGCCACATCCAGTACACCCGTAACATGGTTACCGGTGCATCAAATGCTGGTTTAGCTATCATTTTGATTGATGCCCGTAAAGGTGTAATTGAGCAGACCATCCGTCACTCATTCCTGGTATCGATGCTGGAAATTCCGCACGTAATGGTGGCCATCAACAAGATGGATATGGTGGATTATGACGAGGCTGTTTTCAATAAAATTGTTGACGACTACAAAGCATTAACCACCAAACTGCACCTGCACGATGTACGCTACATTCCGGTAAGTGCACTGAGAGGTGATAACATTGGTTCAACATCAGACCGTACGGCCTGGTATAAAGGCCCAAGCCTGCTGGATTACCTTGAAACCGTACATACCGATGTGAATGAGGACAATAACGTTGCCCGCATGCCGGTGCAATGGGTAGTACGCCCTCAAACAGAAGAACTGCATGATTACCGTGGCTATGCCGGTAAGGTATTGAGTGGCACTTTCAAAGTGAACGATTCAATCACCGTATTGCCATCGGGCTTTACTTCTGTATTGGAGCGCATTGAGGTATTTGATAAAACGCCTGAAGCGGCAGCGGCCGGTATGTCTGTTACCCTGCACTTGAAAGACGAGATTGATATTAGCCGTGGTGATGTACTGGTAAAAAGCAGCGAACTGCCACACGTTGGCCAAATGATTGAGGCTGACCTGTGTTGGATGGATACCAAACCGCTTGATCCAAGCCATACTTACCTGGTGCAGCATAACAGCAAAGTAACCCGTTGCCGTATTAGCGAGGTGCTTTACAAGATGCAGATCAACACCCTTGAAAAAGAATTTAGCGAAGATTTTAAACTGAACGACATAGGCCGTATTGTGATTAAAACTGCCGAGCCACTGGCGTTTGATGTTTACCAAAAAAATAAAGCCAACGGACGTGCGATCATCATCGACACGAGAACAAACGTTACAGTTGGCGCTCTGATGTTCAGAGCAGCAGCGGATTAA
- the cysD gene encoding sulfate adenylyltransferase subunit CysD, whose amino-acid sequence MSRAKLDYLDELEAEAIHIMREVAGQFERPALLFSGGKDSITLVRLAEKAFRPGKFPFPLVHIDTGHNFQETIQYRDDMIARLGEKLIVGYVQDDIDAGRVVEQTGKNASRNQLQTVTLLNTIAKYEFDACIGGARRDEEKARAKERVFSVRDEFGQWNPKLQRPELWDLYNGKIHKGENVRVFPISNWTELDVWNYIRREGIALPSIYFAHQRDVITRNGQLMAASPFLNMDEEDVVERKTVRFRTVGDMSCTAAVESEAFEIDNIINEISASRISERGARLDDKVSEAAMEDRKKGGYF is encoded by the coding sequence ATGAGCAGAGCGAAACTTGATTACTTAGACGAACTGGAGGCAGAAGCCATCCACATTATGCGCGAAGTGGCGGGGCAATTTGAGCGCCCGGCTTTGCTGTTTTCTGGAGGCAAAGACTCCATTACCCTGGTGCGCCTGGCCGAGAAGGCTTTCCGTCCGGGTAAATTTCCGTTTCCACTGGTACACATTGATACCGGCCATAACTTTCAGGAAACCATCCAATACCGCGATGATATGATTGCCCGTTTGGGTGAGAAACTCATTGTAGGCTACGTGCAGGACGATATTGACGCAGGCCGCGTGGTAGAGCAAACAGGTAAAAATGCCAGCCGTAACCAGCTGCAAACCGTTACCCTGCTTAACACCATTGCTAAATATGAGTTTGATGCTTGTATTGGCGGTGCCCGCCGTGATGAAGAGAAAGCCCGTGCCAAAGAACGCGTGTTTTCTGTACGCGACGAGTTTGGCCAGTGGAACCCTAAGTTACAGCGCCCTGAACTGTGGGACCTGTACAACGGCAAAATCCACAAAGGAGAGAACGTACGCGTATTCCCGATCAGCAACTGGACTGAGTTGGACGTATGGAACTACATCCGTCGCGAAGGCATTGCATTGCCATCAATCTACTTTGCACATCAGCGTGATGTGATTACCCGCAACGGCCAGTTGATGGCTGCATCACCGTTCCTGAACATGGACGAGGAGGATGTGGTAGAACGCAAAACCGTACGTTTCCGCACCGTGGGCGATATGAGCTGTACTGCAGCCGTAGAGTCTGAGGCTTTTGAAATTGACAATATTATTAACGAGATCAGCGCCTCACGCATCAGCGAGCGTGGCGCACGTTTGGACGACAAGGTGAGCGAAGCTGCCATGGAAGACCGCAAAAAGGGAGGCTATTTCTAA
- a CDS encoding phosphoadenylyl-sulfate reductase has protein sequence MNELTQHIKQLTAGLTPQQALKVLAEQFDGEIIFSTSFGWEDQVITHMIAAEKLPIKIFTLETGRLFPETYYVWNRTLEMLNVQIQAYYPNAELLEQMVSAKGPSSFYESVENRKECCHIRKIEPLKRALKGNKLWITGIRAEQSANRTDMVNVEWDEGNQLVKFHPIFDWTLDEVKEYIRQYNVPYNTLHDRGFPSIGCAPCTRAVQPGEDFRAGRWWWEDQSKKECGLHSTEAGADEIDEATKELKPL, from the coding sequence ATGAACGAGCTAACTCAACATATTAAACAACTAACTGCAGGGCTTACGCCACAGCAGGCGCTAAAAGTGCTGGCTGAGCAGTTTGACGGCGAGATTATCTTTTCTACCAGTTTCGGTTGGGAAGACCAGGTAATTACCCACATGATTGCCGCAGAAAAACTGCCAATCAAAATCTTTACGCTCGAAACCGGCCGTCTGTTCCCCGAAACTTATTACGTGTGGAACCGCACGCTGGAAATGCTGAACGTACAGATCCAGGCCTACTACCCTAACGCCGAACTGCTGGAACAAATGGTAAGCGCCAAAGGCCCGAGCAGCTTTTATGAGTCTGTAGAGAACCGTAAGGAGTGCTGCCACATCCGTAAAATTGAGCCATTGAAACGTGCGTTGAAAGGCAATAAACTTTGGATTACCGGCATCCGTGCTGAGCAAAGCGCCAACCGTACCGACATGGTGAACGTGGAGTGGGACGAAGGCAATCAGCTGGTGAAATTCCACCCGATTTTTGACTGGACGCTGGATGAGGTGAAAGAATACATCCGCCAGTACAACGTGCCTTATAATACGTTGCATGACCGTGGTTTCCCGAGCATTGGCTGTGCACCTTGTACCCGTGCTGTACAACCTGGCGAAGATTTTAGAGCGGGCCGTTGGTGGTGGGAAGATCAGTCTAAAAAAGAATGCGGACTGCACAGCACCGAAGCCGGGGCAGACGAGATAGACGAAGCAACAAAAGAACTAAAGCCGCTGTAA
- a CDS encoding TSUP family transporter, giving the protein MTLLPKDNQAQSAGEAAAQGNNTLFPVFLKLHDLHTVVIGAGNVGLEKLNAVLNNSPQAKVTVIAQAFLPQVHELIAKYPNVTAQQKTFIDTDLDHADLVIAATGSPELNDYIRQSARERKLLVNIADKPALCDFYLASIVQKGDLKIAISTNGKSPTVAKRLKEVLNETIPDEIDTTLQQVNQIRETLNGDFSEKVHQLNKLTAVLVEPKVEQPKPNFQWIIWGAIITSVVITVGALWYRNPEANAFIRGIDPIFYYFLGAGFVFAMIDGAIGMSYGVTSTSFSLSMGIPPASASMGVHLSEIMSNGIAGWMHYRLGNINRKLFWLLVIPGAAGAMIGAYLLSSLEHYSTYTKPFVSLYTLILGIVILKKAFKTGAKKSADKIKRIRLLGFGGGFIDAVGGGGWGSIVLSSLIAGGRHPRFSLGTVKLSRFFIAMVSSMTFIFMLSRDARWDAIAGLIIGSALASPIAVRVANKISAKSIMVAVGIIVIATSIRSIILFLLKIL; this is encoded by the coding sequence ATGACACTGTTGCCTAAAGATAATCAAGCACAATCAGCCGGCGAGGCTGCTGCACAGGGCAACAACACGCTGTTCCCCGTGTTTCTTAAACTGCATGATCTGCATACGGTAGTTATTGGTGCAGGCAATGTGGGTTTAGAGAAACTGAATGCGGTGCTGAATAACAGTCCGCAGGCAAAGGTAACAGTAATTGCGCAGGCATTTTTGCCACAGGTACATGAGCTGATAGCCAAGTACCCTAACGTAACCGCCCAGCAAAAAACATTTATAGATACAGATCTGGACCATGCAGATCTGGTTATTGCCGCTACCGGCAGCCCTGAGCTGAATGACTATATCCGTCAATCAGCCCGCGAACGCAAGTTGCTGGTAAACATTGCCGACAAACCCGCCCTGTGCGATTTTTACCTGGCATCTATCGTACAAAAAGGTGATTTGAAGATTGCTATTTCCACCAACGGCAAATCGCCTACGGTGGCTAAAAGATTGAAAGAAGTGTTGAACGAGACTATCCCAGACGAAATAGATACCACCCTGCAACAGGTGAACCAGATCCGCGAAACGCTGAATGGCGATTTTAGCGAGAAAGTGCATCAACTGAATAAGCTGACCGCCGTTTTAGTTGAGCCTAAGGTTGAGCAGCCCAAACCAAATTTCCAATGGATTATTTGGGGAGCTATTATTACCTCTGTTGTTATTACGGTTGGCGCGTTGTGGTACCGCAACCCTGAAGCCAACGCCTTTATTCGCGGCATTGATCCTATCTTCTATTATTTCTTAGGGGCAGGCTTCGTTTTTGCTATGATTGATGGCGCTATCGGCATGTCATACGGCGTTACTTCTACCAGTTTCTCTTTATCAATGGGCATCCCTCCTGCATCTGCCAGTATGGGTGTGCATTTATCAGAGATTATGAGTAACGGTATTGCCGGTTGGATGCACTATCGCCTGGGCAACATTAACAGAAAACTGTTTTGGTTATTGGTTATACCGGGTGCTGCAGGTGCCATGATTGGCGCTTACTTACTATCGTCATTAGAGCATTACAGTACCTACACTAAGCCGTTTGTATCATTATACACGCTCATTCTTGGTATTGTGATCCTGAAAAAGGCTTTTAAAACCGGGGCTAAAAAATCAGCCGATAAAATAAAAAGAATCCGGTTACTGGGCTTTGGCGGCGGCTTTATTGATGCCGTTGGCGGCGGTGGCTGGGGCTCTATCGTATTATCATCACTGATTGCCGGCGGCCGTCACCCACGCTTCTCGCTGGGTACGGTAAAGCTGTCACGCTTCTTTATTGCGATGGTGAGCTCTATGACTTTTATTTTCATGCTAAGCCGTGACGCCCGCTGGGATGCTATTGCCGGCCTGATCATCGGTAGTGCGCTGGCATCGCCTATCGCGGTAAGGGTAGCTAATAAAATATCGGCCAAAAGCATTATGGTAGCAGTAGGCATTATTGTTATAGCCACTAGCATCCGCAGTATTATCTTATTTTTGCTTAAAATACTTTAA